Sequence from the Sphingobium indicum B90A genome:
GCGCCGGACGCCCGGTAGATGTCGATCTTGAGATCGCTGTCGGCAATCTGGACGTCGACCTCCTCCGGTTCCGGCAGCACCGCGACCGTAGCGGCGGAGGTGTGGATGCGGCCGCCGCTTTCGGTGACGGGGACGCGCTGGACGCGGTGGACGCCGCTTTCGAACTTCAGCTTCGCAAAGACGCCGATGCCGGTGACGCTGGCGACGACTTCCTTGAAACCCCCGACTTCGGATGCGTTGGCGGAGATGAGTTCCATCTTCCACCCCTGCGCGTCGGCATAGCGTTGGTACATGCGGAACAGGTCGCCCGCGAACAGGGCGGCTTCGTCGCCGCCGGTGCCTGCGCGGATTTCCAGCATGGCCGGGCGGGCGTCGGCGGCATCCCTGGGCAGCAATTGCAGCGCGAGGGCGCGTTCGGCGTCGGGCAACCGGCTCTTGATCAGTTGCATCTCTTCCTGCGCCATTTCGCGCATCAGCGGATCGGCATCCGCATCCTCGCCGCCCGCCATATATTCCAGCGCGCTCAGTTCCTGGCGGAGGCGGCGGACCTCATGGGCGGCCTTGGCCACCGGCTCGATCTCCGCATATTCCTTGGACAGCCGCACGAACTCCTCCGGCGCGAGGTCGGCACGCGTCATCGACGCCTGCA
This genomic interval carries:
- the prfA gene encoding peptide chain release factor 1 encodes the protein MHISAERIAQIEARRDEVQASMTRADLAPEEFVRLSKEYAEIEPVAKAAHEVRRLRQELSALEYMAGGEDADADPLMREMAQEEMQLIKSRLPDAERALALQLLPRDAADARPAMLEIRAGTGGDEAALFAGDLFRMYQRYADAQGWKMELISANASEVGGFKEVVASVTGIGVFAKLKFESGVHRVQRVPVTESGGRIHTSAATVAVLPEPEEVDVQIADSDLKIDIYRASGAGGQHVNTTDSAVRITHLPSGIVVTQQDERSQHKNKAKAMQVLRARIYEVERERAQSEQAGARKAMVGSGDRSERIRTYNFPQGRVTDHRINLTLHRLPEILEGPGLSEVIDALVAEDEAARLAQLDGVA